One Paraburkholderia agricolaris genomic region harbors:
- a CDS encoding cation diffusion facilitator family transporter encodes MRKTTTPNQAAEEREDDHAPVWLDGESDGTDGDDAQVEGKARAADDQDGRHHGAVRPDADDAHERSTQDHGAHLHGSHDDSADHIHTHSHGTDSGHSHDSHSTHNHGDHSHDSHAGHSHGAHSHAGHSHAHAPVAGHGRAFALAVALNVAIVVVQAVYGVIAHSTALLADAGHNLSDVLGLLLAWGAAWLSTRRPSARYTFGYGSSSILASLANAGLLLFACGVIVAEAIGRLMNPAPVAGLVVFVVATVGVIVNGFSAWLFMRGQKEDLNIRGAFLHMAADAGISAAVAISGLVILYTNWTWLDPVMSLLVVAVVVYGTWGLLRDSVRMALDAVPPGVDLQPIRDYLAGQPGVTDVHDLHVWALSTTGNALSAHLVMPAGHPGDESIDGIVITLRERFSMQHATLQVDLGTTEHQCAMGHPRD; translated from the coding sequence ATGAGAAAAACCACCACGCCGAACCAGGCAGCCGAAGAGCGCGAGGACGACCACGCGCCGGTGTGGCTCGACGGGGAATCCGACGGGACCGATGGCGACGATGCGCAGGTCGAGGGCAAAGCGCGCGCGGCCGATGATCAGGACGGGCGTCACCATGGCGCGGTTCGTCCAGATGCCGACGACGCTCATGAGCGCAGCACGCAGGACCACGGCGCACACCTGCACGGTTCGCACGACGACAGCGCCGACCACATCCACACCCACAGCCACGGCACCGACAGCGGTCACAGCCACGATAGTCACAGCACGCACAACCACGGCGATCACAGTCACGATAGCCACGCCGGCCATAGTCACGGCGCCCACAGCCACGCCGGCCACAGCCACGCCCATGCCCCCGTCGCAGGCCACGGCCGCGCCTTCGCACTGGCCGTCGCACTGAACGTAGCGATCGTGGTGGTTCAAGCCGTCTACGGCGTGATCGCGCACTCCACCGCGCTGCTTGCCGACGCCGGCCACAATCTCTCCGACGTGCTCGGCCTGCTGCTTGCCTGGGGCGCAGCCTGGCTCTCCACGCGCCGGCCTTCGGCACGCTATACCTTCGGCTACGGCAGTTCGTCGATCCTCGCGTCGCTTGCCAACGCGGGGCTGTTGCTGTTCGCATGCGGCGTGATCGTCGCCGAGGCGATCGGGCGTCTGATGAACCCGGCGCCGGTCGCAGGACTGGTGGTGTTCGTCGTCGCGACGGTCGGTGTGATCGTCAACGGCTTTTCCGCATGGCTCTTCATGCGCGGCCAGAAAGAAGATCTGAACATTCGCGGCGCTTTTCTGCATATGGCCGCGGATGCCGGCATCTCCGCCGCGGTCGCGATCAGCGGCCTCGTGATTCTCTATACCAACTGGACCTGGCTCGACCCGGTGATGAGCCTACTGGTGGTCGCGGTGGTGGTCTACGGCACCTGGGGTCTGCTGCGCGATTCGGTGCGCATGGCGCTCGACGCCGTGCCGCCGGGCGTCGACCTGCAGCCGATCCGCGACTATCTCGCCGGACAGCCAGGTGTCACCGACGTGCACGATCTGCATGTCTGGGCGTTGTCGACCACCGGCAATGCGCTCAGCGCCCATCTGGTGATGCCGGCAGGCCATCCCGGCGACGAGTCGATCGACGGCATCGTGATCACGCTGCGCGAACGGTTTTCGATGCAGCACGCCACACTGCAAGTCGACCTCGGCACCACCGAGCATCAATGCGCGATGGGTCATCCCCGCGATTGA
- a CDS encoding ArsR/SmtB family transcription factor, whose translation MPFALASAALPAGFEDRPVGTIGPLADLFRLLGDPTRLRIVLACVEERRAVGAIAQGLGLSPSLVSHHLRLLRAARIVRAERQGKQVFYLAADRHISAMLTGMLEHVAEPAGEFPLDPS comes from the coding sequence ATGCCGTTTGCTCTGGCTTCCGCTGCGTTGCCTGCTGGTTTCGAAGACCGCCCGGTGGGGACGATCGGGCCGCTGGCCGACCTGTTTCGCCTGCTCGGCGACCCGACGCGCTTGCGCATCGTGCTCGCTTGCGTCGAGGAGCGGCGCGCGGTCGGCGCGATTGCCCAGGGGCTGGGTTTGTCGCCGTCGCTGGTGAGCCACCATCTGCGGCTGCTGCGTGCGGCGCGGATCGTGCGCGCCGAGCGGCAGGGCAAGCAGGTGTTCTATCTTGCCGCCGACCGCCATATCAGCGCGATGCTGACCGGCATGCTCGAGCACGTGGCTGAGCCGGCCGGCGAATTTCCTCTGGATCCGTCATGA
- a CDS encoding tetratricopeptide repeat protein, which translates to MQQVFDRAFAAHRDGRLDDAERGYRATLDGNPVHVDALHLLGVLRHQQGQHAEAAELVRRAVNLRPEDAALQLNLGNALKALGQIDNAIEQFRNALTLAPTFPMAHYNLGNAYASVGRHEDAADAFEKSLRLQPNDASSHNNLGNALHALGRHAEAIASFQRALELRPGHAGALNNMGMSLNALERADEAIQHFQAALAAEPRFVAAHFNLANTLDATGRHEEAVASFQAALALQPNLPPTIFGLGNALAALGRHAQALPYLERAVGLDPQFALAWLSLGTAHQALGAHAAAVRAFDQALRLRPDLASAHMNRALAWLALRDFARGLPEYEWRLQTTAQPVIQTLPRWHGEPIEQRTLLVHAEQGFGDTLQFVRFVPLAAQRAARVVLEVQPQLLPLLAPAAQAWRVTLIAQGTPRPAADLHCPLLSLPLALGTTYDTIPARTPYLNVPPAYGRKWRGSLGGHAKRKIGIAWSGRIQQNETRSMPLAALAPLFALEGIDWIVLQPELSAEERAALDTHPRAASIHRMDKRIGDFADTAAIIERLDAVVSIDTSIAHLAGALKKPLWLMLPFAADWRWFVNETRSPWYPGATLLRQPQPGAWNEVVEAVANELRRG; encoded by the coding sequence ATGCAACAAGTATTTGACCGCGCTTTCGCGGCGCATCGTGACGGCCGCCTCGACGATGCCGAACGCGGCTACCGCGCGACGCTCGACGGCAATCCCGTGCACGTCGATGCGTTGCACCTGCTGGGCGTTCTGCGCCACCAGCAGGGCCAGCACGCCGAAGCCGCCGAGCTCGTGCGGCGCGCGGTGAACCTGCGCCCGGAAGATGCCGCGCTGCAGTTGAACCTCGGCAACGCACTCAAGGCGCTGGGCCAGATAGACAACGCCATCGAACAGTTCCGCAATGCGCTCACGCTGGCGCCGACTTTCCCGATGGCGCACTACAACCTGGGCAATGCGTACGCGTCGGTGGGGCGCCACGAAGACGCCGCCGACGCTTTCGAGAAATCGCTGCGCCTGCAACCGAACGACGCCTCATCGCATAACAATCTCGGCAACGCATTGCATGCGCTCGGCCGTCATGCGGAAGCGATCGCGTCGTTCCAGCGCGCGCTCGAATTGCGCCCGGGGCATGCGGGTGCACTCAACAACATGGGCATGTCGCTGAACGCGCTTGAACGGGCAGACGAGGCGATCCAGCACTTTCAGGCGGCACTGGCAGCCGAACCGCGTTTCGTCGCAGCGCACTTCAATCTCGCCAATACGCTCGACGCCACCGGCCGTCACGAAGAGGCGGTCGCTTCTTTCCAGGCAGCGCTCGCATTGCAGCCGAACCTGCCGCCCACCATCTTCGGGCTCGGCAACGCGCTCGCGGCGCTGGGACGCCACGCCCAGGCGCTGCCCTATCTCGAGCGCGCAGTCGGCCTCGATCCGCAATTCGCGCTCGCCTGGCTGAGTCTCGGCACAGCCCATCAGGCGCTAGGCGCGCATGCCGCGGCGGTGCGGGCTTTTGATCAGGCGCTGCGTCTGCGCCCCGATCTCGCGTCGGCGCACATGAACCGTGCGCTTGCCTGGCTCGCGCTGCGCGATTTCGCGCGCGGGCTGCCGGAGTACGAATGGCGGCTGCAAACTACCGCGCAGCCGGTCATCCAGACCTTGCCGCGTTGGCACGGCGAGCCGATCGAACAGCGCACGCTGCTCGTGCATGCCGAGCAGGGTTTCGGCGATACCTTGCAGTTCGTGCGCTTCGTGCCGCTGGCCGCACAGCGCGCCGCGCGCGTCGTACTCGAGGTGCAGCCGCAACTACTGCCGCTGCTCGCACCGGCCGCGCAAGCCTGGCGTGTCACCCTGATCGCGCAGGGCACACCCCGCCCCGCGGCGGATCTGCACTGTCCGCTGCTGAGCCTGCCGCTCGCGCTCGGCACGACCTACGACACGATTCCCGCCCGCACGCCCTACCTCAACGTACCGCCCGCATACGGCCGCAAATGGCGCGGTTCGCTCGGCGGTCACGCGAAGCGCAAGATCGGCATTGCGTGGTCAGGACGCATCCAGCAGAACGAAACCCGTTCGATGCCGCTCGCCGCGCTTGCACCGCTATTCGCGCTTGAAGGCATCGACTGGATCGTGCTGCAACCTGAACTGAGCGCTGAAGAACGCGCGGCGCTCGACACGCATCCGCGTGCGGCGTCGATTCATCGCATGGATAAACGGATCGGCGATTTTGCGGATACCGCGGCGATCATCGAGCGGCTCGACGCCGTGGTATCGATCGATACGTCGATCGCTCACCTCGCCGGCGCGCTAAAAAAACCCCTGTGGCTGATGCTGCCGTTCGCGGCGGATTGGCGCTGGTTCGTCAACGAGACGCGCAGCCCGTGGTATCCGGGCGCGACGCTGCTGCGCCAGCCGCAACCCGGCGCGTGGAACGAGGTGGTAGAGGCAGTGGCAAACGAATTGCGCCGCGGTTAG